In Methanothermus fervidus DSM 2088, a single genomic region encodes these proteins:
- a CDS encoding cell division protein pelota (COGs: COG1537 RNA-binding protein~InterPro IPR005140: IPR005141: IPR005142: IPR004405~KEGG: mth:MTH1642 cell division protein~PFAM: eRF1 domain 1 protein; eRF1 domain 2 protein; eRF1 domain 3 protein~SPTR: O27679 Protein pelota homolog~TIGRFAM: translation factor pelota~PFAM: eRF1 domain 3; eRF1 domain 2; eRF1 domain 1~TIGRFAM: probable translation factor pelota), translated as MKITYEDTKKNIIELIPETLDDLWHLSHIIKKGDLVSAVTTRRIQDKSGERIRSDRGIKKTFRLTVRVESVKFHKYTGRLRVTGVIEKGPEDIVPLGSYHTLEVKLNKKICIKKEEWPKWAIDRLKDAINASKELNAIILLIEENSAELGLLRQYGIEYYGPITGNISGKRIKDKTRDKKIIEFYEKIISSLKKFKDVGTIIIAGPGFAKDDFYAYLKDKYPKISKISIVESAGSGGRTGIQEVLRKGTVEKVLEKHRVARETREVNKILEKITKSPSLVVYGKDHVIEAANLGAIKKLLVLDTLLHDEKIESLVKEVEKMRGEVIVISSEHESGKQLKSIGGLAAHLRFKVK; from the coding sequence ATGAAAATTACATATGAAGATACAAAAAAGAATATTATAGAGTTGATACCTGAAACACTTGATGATTTATGGCATCTTTCACATATTATAAAGAAAGGAGACTTAGTTTCTGCAGTGACAACAAGAAGAATACAAGACAAAAGTGGTGAAAGAATTAGAAGTGATAGAGGAATAAAAAAGACATTTCGACTTACAGTTAGAGTGGAGTCTGTCAAATTCCATAAATATACTGGTAGATTGAGGGTTACTGGTGTGATAGAAAAAGGTCCTGAAGATATAGTACCTCTTGGATCATACCACACATTAGAAGTAAAGTTAAACAAAAAGATATGTATAAAAAAAGAAGAATGGCCTAAGTGGGCTATAGATAGACTAAAAGATGCTATAAATGCTTCAAAAGAGTTAAATGCAATTATATTATTAATAGAAGAGAATTCTGCAGAGTTAGGCTTATTAAGACAATATGGTATTGAGTATTATGGTCCCATCACTGGCAATATCTCTGGAAAAAGAATAAAAGATAAAACAAGGGATAAAAAAATAATTGAATTTTATGAAAAAATCATAAGTAGTTTAAAAAAGTTTAAAGATGTAGGAACTATAATAATTGCTGGTCCTGGTTTTGCCAAAGATGATTTTTATGCCTATTTAAAAGATAAATATCCAAAAATTTCAAAAATATCTATTGTTGAAAGTGCTGGAAGTGGTGGAAGGACAGGTATCCAAGAAGTACTTAGAAAAGGCACTGTAGAAAAGGTTCTCGAAAAACACAGGGTTGCCCGAGAAACAAGGGAAGTAAATAAAATTCTAGAAAAAATAACTAAGTCTCCATCATTAGTTGTTTATGGAAAAGATCATGTTATTGAAGCTGCAAATCTGGGTGCTATAAAAAAGCTTTTAGTTCTTGATACCTTATTACATGATGAAAAAATAGAATCCTTAGTAAAAGAAGTAGAAAAAATGCGAGGCGAAGTCATAGTAATAAGTAGTGAACATGAAAGTGGTAAACAATTGAAATCAATAGGTGGATTGGCAGCTCATTTAAGATTTAAAGTAAAGTGA
- a CDS encoding putative cell wall biosynthesis protein (KEGG: msi:Msm_0639 putative cell wall biosynthesis protein~SPTR: A5UKW6 Putative cell wall biosynthesis protein) encodes MLKIIFAIILTSILTLLLNFLLRKLKPKNLFKKIRGGIPRGVGAAPFITLVFFTPHPYNLFIFIIGISAFLDDIIGRVKINKLGIEWGQLSRGIGMLTIAILGYSYFGIASFLIAFMVQPLNIADMQPGKACTTIITMASIVLIMMIFKGQNYYLPLLLLVVTLAYSPLDYKGKIMMGEIGNHSFAVALGICFYLLGGPLTVLIFLFLTSAFIAFIRRKYLEKYLEEKLGIKNPTFGDYFMDVMTGGGLGDFIRRLILGKRQIKVKNPVLIFLGFRRLLYNKVVK; translated from the coding sequence ATGTTGAAAATAATCTTTGCTATTATCTTAACTTCTATATTAACTTTGTTACTCAATTTTTTGTTAAGAAAGCTAAAACCAAAAAATCTCTTTAAAAAAATTAGAGGTGGAATTCCAAGAGGAGTAGGAGCAGCGCCTTTTATAACTTTAGTTTTTTTCACACCCCACCCTTATAATTTATTTATATTTATAATTGGCATTTCTGCATTTTTAGATGATATAATTGGAAGGGTGAAAATCAATAAATTGGGAATTGAGTGGGGACAGCTATCACGAGGAATAGGGATGTTAACTATTGCAATTCTAGGATATTCTTATTTTGGAATTGCAAGTTTCTTAATAGCTTTCATGGTTCAACCTCTAAATATAGCTGACATGCAACCAGGAAAAGCTTGTACAACAATAATCACCATGGCATCAATTGTTTTAATTATGATGATTTTTAAAGGACAAAATTATTATTTGCCTCTACTTTTACTTGTAGTAACGTTGGCATATTCTCCACTAGATTATAAAGGTAAAATAATGATGGGAGAGATTGGAAACCATTCTTTTGCTGTGGCATTGGGGATATGTTTTTATCTTCTTGGCGGACCTCTAACAGTATTAATATTTTTATTTTTAACTTCAGCTTTTATTGCATTTATAAGAAGGAAATATCTGGAGAAATATTTAGAGGAAAAATTAGGAATAAAAAATCCTACATTTGGTGACTATTTTATGGATGTGATGACTGGAGGTGGATTGGGAGATTTTATTAGGAGATTAATTCTAGGTAAAAGACAAATTAAAGTTAAAAATCCAGTTTTAATATTTTTAGGGTTTAGAAGACTACTATACAATAAGGTGGTTAAATGA
- a CDS encoding conserved hypothetical protein (COGs: COG0707 UDP-N-acetylglucosamine:LPS N-acetylglucosamine transferase~KEGG: mst:Msp_1343 hypothetical protein~SPTR: Q2NEN3 Hypothetical membrane-spanning multicopy protein A 3): MKALITITGRGIGGDTVTALNIAKSLEKRGVKCEYALDHKAPGFLFRKMNIKWHKVTIPQAGGHAATKMRIIRAALLSIKGVAETWHLIKKINPDVVVGVIGGGAIIGCTAAKLARVPAVGILITPLDGMICTKLNPCIALPESNLYFEKRKNLYKSYSPIDPEIIKGSYERAIKRMPSGFKENKKTILFSSGSSLFEKMAIAAEKISKLLSDYNIVVTGHPLSNDILKHLNNTIYLGYVDWMKDLYKIVDLAILSDDGVMVHEAIACKIPTVALKGVKYGREHNMAKVFPDAVIESYVNEIEMKVEEALSKLDSMKKAASKYSKEILRAGDKIADIILNHVKK, from the coding sequence ATGAAGGCACTTATAACAATCACAGGACGAGGAATTGGTGGCGATACAGTCACTGCATTAAATATTGCAAAATCACTTGAAAAAAGAGGCGTTAAATGTGAATATGCACTTGACCATAAAGCTCCAGGGTTCTTATTTCGAAAAATGAATATAAAATGGCATAAAGTAACTATTCCTCAAGCAGGTGGACATGCAGCTACAAAAATGAGGATAATAAGGGCAGCTTTACTATCCATAAAAGGGGTTGCTGAAACATGGCATTTGATAAAAAAAATTAATCCTGATGTTGTTGTTGGTGTAATTGGAGGTGGAGCAATTATAGGTTGTACTGCTGCAAAATTAGCTAGAGTTCCTGCGGTAGGAATCCTCATAACACCCTTAGACGGTATGATATGCACAAAATTAAATCCATGTATAGCATTGCCAGAATCTAACCTTTATTTTGAAAAAAGAAAAAATCTTTATAAGTCATATTCACCAATAGATCCAGAAATAATTAAAGGTAGTTATGAAAGAGCCATTAAAAGAATGCCTAGTGGATTTAAAGAAAATAAAAAAACTATATTATTTTCGTCAGGTTCTTCTCTTTTTGAAAAAATGGCTATAGCAGCTGAAAAAATATCTAAATTATTATCTGACTACAACATTGTAGTAACTGGGCATCCTCTAAGCAACGACATCCTTAAGCATCTGAATAACACAATATATCTAGGCTATGTTGACTGGATGAAAGATCTTTATAAAATTGTAGATTTAGCAATTCTTTCAGATGATGGTGTGATGGTACATGAAGCTATAGCTTGTAAAATTCCAACTGTAGCATTGAAAGGAGTTAAATATGGTAGAGAACACAATATGGCAAAGGTTTTCCCAGACGCTGTAATAGAAAGTTATGTGAATGAAATAGAAATGAAAGTTGAAGAAGCTTTATCAAAATTAGATTCAATGAAAAAAGCCGCAAGTAAATATAGTAAAGAAATTTTAAGGGCTGGAGATAAAATTGCTGATATAATATTAAACCATGTTAAAAAATAA
- a CDS encoding peptidase M28 (COGs: COG2234 aminopeptidase~InterPro IPR007484~KEGG: mka:MK0503 aminopeptidase~PFAM: peptidase M28~SPTR: Q8TY04 Predicted aminopeptidase~PFAM: Peptidase family M28): MSKKLLLGIALIIVILGIGISVYFYPKIELQKNTSKKIDPVAEARRFDVKNAMNFTSKICKLGPRYGGNKAELEAANLLESKFKEYGLNTSKEKVNLDGGYTYNVIGEIKGSEYPNRYIIIGSHIDSPGFCEGATDDAAALGIQVEVARILKDCNPKKSILIIGFGGEEQWFKGSEYFVKKHPDIVKNCDAVIDLNCVGSGENVGLIKHSYLPSPVDGDPNLINVLKSSAEKLNHGVIVTETTYPSDTYPFYKKNVPVCQVMSQPFGVSPWSSENTFDKLNSNDIKKIGETLVLGVLNLSNMNSVKQVKASYVTTFKASLDDGCSSILLHVNNTEDIFSYRRDAKYKANIYIEKEEVFGKNRVIEYKTNNGRFYHSIITEDGWIVGIGGRDSSDINDELRTIAETMMDKGIQHKYLKEALEVLKSNGWGHLFIKAPDNTVGVVIYDYRAKQSKIDIFKIKNNEFVVVPNNPKFYVKGKFKGDPIFDAIDIAHKDPYGIHKHDIITYDINGTNLKIFASQDGFPDNIIYLGHKIPGKSLPKAPEKKMLGEIILKRVVRENKNDFWCFLINMFEGFFRWLQNVLYLV; encoded by the coding sequence ATGTCAAAAAAATTATTACTAGGCATTGCATTAATTATTGTAATTCTCGGAATAGGAATTTCAGTATATTTTTATCCTAAAATAGAGTTGCAAAAAAATACATCAAAGAAAATAGATCCTGTCGCAGAAGCAAGAAGATTTGATGTAAAAAATGCAATGAATTTTACTTCAAAAATATGTAAGTTAGGTCCAAGATATGGCGGAAATAAGGCAGAACTTGAAGCTGCAAATTTATTAGAAAGTAAATTTAAAGAATATGGTTTGAATACATCTAAAGAAAAGGTTAACTTAGATGGTGGATATACTTACAATGTTATAGGTGAAATTAAAGGTTCAGAATATCCTAATAGGTATATTATTATAGGATCACATATTGATTCTCCAGGATTTTGTGAAGGAGCTACAGATGATGCAGCTGCATTGGGAATACAAGTTGAAGTTGCAAGAATTTTAAAAGACTGCAATCCAAAAAAATCTATTTTGATAATTGGATTTGGTGGAGAAGAACAATGGTTCAAAGGTTCTGAATACTTTGTTAAAAAACATCCTGACATCGTTAAAAATTGTGATGCAGTAATAGATTTAAACTGTGTTGGTTCTGGTGAAAATGTTGGATTGATAAAACATAGTTATTTACCTTCTCCTGTTGATGGAGATCCAAACTTAATAAATGTATTAAAGTCTTCTGCAGAAAAATTAAATCATGGTGTTATTGTCACAGAAACCACATATCCAAGTGACACATATCCTTTCTACAAAAAGAATGTTCCAGTGTGTCAGGTCATGAGTCAACCTTTTGGGGTTTCACCATGGAGTAGTGAAAATACCTTTGATAAGTTAAATTCAAATGATATTAAAAAAATTGGTGAAACATTGGTTCTTGGAGTTTTAAACTTATCAAATATGAATTCTGTAAAACAAGTTAAAGCTTCTTATGTAACAACGTTTAAAGCATCACTAGATGATGGATGTTCATCAATATTGCTTCATGTAAACAATACAGAAGATATATTTTCATATAGAAGGGATGCAAAATATAAAGCAAATATTTATATAGAAAAAGAAGAGGTTTTTGGTAAAAATAGAGTCATTGAATATAAAACTAATAATGGACGATTTTATCACTCGATAATTACAGAAGATGGTTGGATAGTTGGGATAGGTGGAAGAGATTCATCAGATATAAATGATGAATTGAGAACAATTGCGGAAACAATGATGGACAAGGGGATACAGCATAAATACCTAAAAGAGGCACTTGAAGTTTTAAAATCTAATGGTTGGGGACATCTATTTATAAAAGCCCCTGATAATACTGTCGGAGTTGTAATTTACGATTATAGGGCAAAACAATCAAAAATTGATATTTTTAAAATTAAGAATAATGAATTTGTGGTAGTTCCTAATAATCCAAAATTTTATGTAAAAGGTAAATTTAAGGGAGATCCGATATTTGATGCAATAGACATTGCACATAAAGATCCCTATGGAATACATAAACATGACATTATAACATATGACATTAATGGCACTAATTTAAAAATATTTGCATCTCAAGATGGTTTTCCTGACAATATTATCTATTTAGGTCATAAAATTCCCGGAAAATCATTGCCAAAAGCTCCTGAAAAGAAGATGCTTGGTGAGATTATACTTAAAAGAGTTGTAAGAGAAAATAAAAATGATTTTTGGTGTTTTTTAATTAATATGTTTGAGGGGTTTTTTAGATGGTTGCAAAACGTATTATACCTTGTTTAG
- a CDS encoding imidazole glycerol phosphate synthase subunit hisF (COGs: COG0107 Imidazoleglycerol-phosphate synthase~InterPro IPR011060: IPR006062: IPR013785: IPR004651~KEGG: mth:MTH1343 imidazole glycerol phosphate synthase subunit HisF~PFAM: histidine biosynthesis protein~SPTR: O27398 Imidazole glycerol phosphate synthase subunit hisF~TIGRFAM: imidazoleglycerol phosphate synthase, cyclase subunit~PFAM: Histidine biosynthesis protein~TIGRFAM: imidazoleglycerol phosphate synthase, cyclase subunit): MVAKRIIPCLDCDLQVPQGRVVKGVEFKNIKYAGNPVELAKKYYEEGADEIVFLDITASHERRETMTHVIEAVAENVFVPICVGGGIKTVNDFTKMLKAGADKCSINTAAIKNPELINKASKVVGSQACVVAIDAKRRYVNDPNETDKIVVKTEKGYCWYECSIYGGRKFTGIDAIAWAMECEERGAGEILLTSMDRDGTKEGYDIPLIKEITKRVDIPVIASGGVGNPKHIYDAFKLGNADAALAASIFHYNEYSISDVKKYLWEKGVEVRL, encoded by the coding sequence ATGGTTGCAAAACGTATTATACCTTGTTTAGATTGTGATTTACAAGTTCCTCAAGGACGAGTTGTTAAAGGTGTTGAATTTAAGAATATTAAGTATGCTGGTAACCCTGTTGAATTAGCAAAAAAATATTATGAGGAAGGTGCTGATGAAATTGTTTTTTTAGATATCACCGCATCTCATGAACGAAGAGAAACCATGACACATGTCATTGAGGCTGTTGCAGAAAATGTTTTTGTTCCTATATGTGTAGGTGGTGGCATAAAAACTGTCAACGATTTTACAAAAATGCTTAAGGCAGGCGCTGACAAATGTTCCATAAATACAGCTGCAATTAAAAATCCTGAATTAATTAATAAAGCTTCTAAAGTCGTTGGTTCACAAGCTTGCGTAGTTGCAATTGATGCTAAGCGCAGATATGTAAATGATCCTAATGAAACAGATAAAATCGTTGTTAAAACAGAAAAAGGATATTGTTGGTATGAATGTAGTATATATGGTGGACGTAAATTTACTGGTATAGATGCAATTGCCTGGGCAATGGAATGTGAAGAGAGAGGAGCAGGCGAAATATTATTGACTTCTATGGATAGAGATGGAACAAAAGAAGGATATGATATTCCATTAATCAAAGAAATAACAAAAAGAGTGGACATCCCTGTCATTGCTTCAGGCGGTGTCGGAAACCCTAAACATATTTATGATGCGTTTAAGCTTGGAAACGCAGATGCTGCATTGGCTGCAAGCATTTTTCATTATAATGAATATAGCATATCTGATGTAAAAAAATATTTGTGGGAAAAGGGTGTGGAAGTAAGGTTATAG
- a CDS encoding DNA-(apurinic or apyrimidinic site) lyase (COGs: COG0122 3-methyladenine DNA glycosylase/8-oxoguanine DNA glycosylase~InterPro IPR011257: IPR012294: IPR012904: IPR003265~KEGG: msi:Msm_1365 3-methyladenine DNA glycosylase/8-oxoguanine DNA glycosylase~PFAM: 8-oxoguanine DNA glycosylase domain protein; HhH-GPD family protein~PRIAM: DNA-(apurinic or apyrimidinic site) lyase~SMART: HhH-GPD family protein~SPTR: A5UMZ2 3-methyladenine DNA glycosylase/8-oxoguanine DNA glycosylase~PFAM: HhH-GPD superfamily base excision DNA repair protein; 8-oxoguanine DNA glycosylase, N-terminal domain~TIGRFAM: 8-oxoguanine DNA-glycosylase (ogg)), whose translation MEINKIKCGKFSFNVPNFDLKLTMFSGQTSQPPWKHKNDYYQELIFIEDKPCLIKVRQKNNHLEVKYETDTKVSPQDIKKTIKYIFDLEFNLDKFYFNFTQNDSIFSRIVEKYNGLRLFLAHNKYECIISSITSANNSISKWTRSILRIKEKLGRKYVFPSSEEMYYFPDPETVLENKDKLKYCGVGYRYKYIVETTKILYENLSIDEVNKMEYDEAFETLLELPGVGPKVADCILLYGFRRYEAFPVDIWITRAIKDLFGVSKDIREFGQSKFGKYAGYAQLYLYQYIRHKK comes from the coding sequence ATGGAAATAAATAAAATAAAATGTGGAAAATTTAGTTTTAATGTTCCTAATTTTGACTTAAAATTAACAATGTTCAGTGGCCAGACTTCACAACCGCCTTGGAAACACAAAAATGATTATTATCAAGAGTTAATTTTTATTGAGGATAAACCATGTTTGATAAAAGTAAGACAAAAAAACAATCATTTAGAAGTTAAATATGAGACAGATACAAAAGTATCTCCCCAAGATATTAAAAAAACTATAAAATATATATTTGATTTAGAATTTAATTTGGATAAATTTTATTTTAATTTTACACAAAATGATTCAATATTTTCAAGAATTGTTGAAAAATACAATGGATTAAGACTTTTTCTTGCACATAATAAATATGAATGCATAATTTCATCAATTACGTCTGCAAATAATTCAATCTCAAAATGGACACGTTCAATATTGAGAATTAAAGAAAAATTAGGAAGAAAATATGTTTTTCCATCTTCTGAGGAGATGTACTATTTTCCTGATCCAGAAACAGTCTTAGAAAATAAAGATAAACTTAAGTATTGTGGAGTTGGTTATAGGTATAAATATATTGTTGAGACTACAAAAATTTTGTATGAGAATTTATCTATTGATGAAGTTAATAAGATGGAATATGATGAAGCTTTTGAAACATTACTTGAGTTACCTGGTGTAGGTCCGAAGGTAGCTGATTGTATTCTTTTATATGGATTTAGGAGATATGAAGCATTTCCAGTAGATATATGGATAACAAGGGCAATCAAAGATCTTTTTGGTGTATCTAAAGATATAAGAGAATTTGGACAATCAAAATTTGGTAAATATGCTGGATATGCACAACTCTACCTATACCAATATATACGGCACAAAAAATGA
- a CDS encoding hypothetical protein (KEGG: mth:MTH1341 hypothetical protein~SPTR: O27396 Putative uncharacterized protein) has protein sequence MKFQKNFKNFEKFVKKTYEKSLNILEKKYCWKCPQKTTSHIIKCREVEIYQRLYKSFKNALNEFLINNYSKENIKRIKSRLFQKISKEFLTLVKIDENSDYFAGSWIILRRNSRVIKKGDLILYKTNSGFKMSKVLRKYCEDNLDYIDVGDKKLLNYEIYGKIEKIIEPNDDLYPIFENISAPIVLKLTS, from the coding sequence ATGAAATTTCAAAAAAATTTTAAAAATTTTGAAAAATTTGTTAAAAAAACATATGAAAAATCTTTAAACATTCTTGAGAAGAAGTATTGTTGGAAATGTCCACAGAAAACAACAAGCCATATTATTAAATGTAGAGAAGTGGAAATATACCAAAGACTTTATAAATCTTTTAAAAATGCTTTAAATGAATTTTTAATAAATAATTATTCTAAAGAAAATATTAAAAGAATAAAATCACGTTTATTCCAGAAGATTTCTAAAGAATTTTTAACATTGGTAAAAATTGATGAAAATTCTGATTATTTCGCTGGTAGCTGGATTATTCTTCGGAGAAACTCACGTGTAATCAAAAAAGGTGACCTAATTTTGTACAAAACTAACTCTGGTTTTAAAATGTCTAAAGTTCTTAGGAAATATTGTGAAGATAACCTGGACTACATAGATGTTGGAGACAAAAAACTGCTTAATTATGAAATCTATGGTAAAATAGAGAAAATAATAGAACCTAATGATGATTTATATCCAATTTTTGAAAATATTTCTGCACCCATAGTTCTAAAATTGACTTCCTAG
- a CDS encoding tetrahydromethanopterin S-methyltransferase, subunit A (COGs: COG4063 Tetrahydromethanopterin S-methyltransferase subunit A~InterPro IPR013340: IPR005778~KEGG: mth:MTH1159 tetrahydromethanopterin S-methyltransferase subunit A~PFAM: Tetrahydromethanopterin S-methyltransferase subunit A domain protein~PRIAM: Tetrahydromethanopterin S-methyltransferase~SPTR: P80184 Tetrahydromethanopterin S-methyltransferase subunit A~TIGRFAM: tetrahydromethanopterin S-methyltransferase, subunit A~PFAM: Tetrahydromethanopterin S-methyltransferase, subunit A~TIGRFAM: N5-methyltetrahydromethanopterin:coenzyme M methyltransferase subunit A), with amino-acid sequence MVKKKEPAEGWPVVSGDYIVGDPESPVAAVTLASHIEDIPIDAGAAIAGPCKTENLGIEKVIANIISNPNIRFLVLCGSEVQGHIVGQSMKALHKNGVDDKRKIIGAKGAIPYIENLPEEALERFQKQVEIVDLIDVEDADQIKEKVKECIEKDPGAFEEEEVILRL; translated from the coding sequence ATGGTAAAGAAAAAAGAACCAGCAGAAGGATGGCCAGTAGTTAGTGGAGATTATATTGTTGGAGATCCTGAAAGTCCTGTTGCAGCAGTAACATTAGCATCACATATAGAAGATATACCAATAGATGCAGGAGCTGCAATAGCTGGGCCTTGCAAGACAGAGAATTTAGGAATAGAGAAGGTAATAGCAAATATAATCTCAAATCCAAACATAAGATTCCTAGTTTTATGTGGTTCAGAGGTTCAAGGGCACATTGTTGGACAGAGTATGAAAGCGTTACATAAGAATGGTGTCGATGATAAAAGGAAGATAATTGGTGCAAAGGGAGCAATACCTTACATAGAGAATTTACCAGAGGAAGCATTGGAGAGATTCCAGAAACAGGTTGAGATTGTTGATTTGATAGATGTTGAGGATGCTGATCAGATAAAGGAAAAGGTTAAGGAATGCATAGAGAAGGATCCAGGGGCTTTTGAAGAGGAAGAAGTTATTTTGAGATTATAA
- a CDS encoding Radical SAM domain protein (COGs: COG1180 Pyruvate-formate lyase-activating enzyme~InterPro IPR007197: IPR006638: IPR016431~KEGG: mth:MTH976 pyruvate formate-lyase activating enzyme related protein~PFAM: Radical SAM domain protein~SMART: Elongator protein 3/MiaB/NifB~SPTR: O27057 Pyruvate formate-lyase activating enzyme related protein~PFAM: Radical SAM superfamily), with protein MREMNLKEFKNCKLCEWKCGVNRIKGERGVCRSTLPEIAYTSITYLLKTYAITFLGCSFRCFYCNAYRISQYPDTGWIYRGYVEPEKLGKEILRQLESKIAKKIGVSGISFTGGEPSIHLPYIEEVIKYVTEEKENLRIGFATNGFATKKTFKKLVKIASFINFEIKAFDNDIHQNLTGAPVDPVLRNAEYLAKNHPEKIRVFRSVVIPKITDSQVLKIAEFIKDIDPSLNYKLIGFRPNFVLYYHAGPSKKLMEKLVKKCKEIGLKNVNYSGYYPKEMKNIDEYVKKIGCPMPRNCGKCKFKHECKAVLMEPWLFK; from the coding sequence TTGAGGGAAATGAATTTAAAAGAATTTAAAAATTGCAAACTTTGTGAATGGAAATGTGGTGTAAATAGAATAAAAGGTGAAAGAGGCGTTTGTAGAAGCACATTACCAGAAATTGCATACACAAGCATTACGTATCTTTTAAAAACATATGCTATAACTTTCCTTGGATGCTCATTTAGATGTTTTTATTGTAATGCTTATAGAATTTCACAATATCCTGACACTGGTTGGATATATAGGGGTTATGTAGAACCTGAGAAATTAGGTAAGGAAATTTTAAGACAATTAGAAAGTAAAATAGCTAAAAAAATAGGAGTTTCTGGAATTAGTTTCACAGGTGGTGAACCCTCGATACATCTTCCATACATAGAGGAAGTCATAAAATATGTAACAGAAGAAAAAGAAAATTTAAGAATTGGTTTTGCAACGAATGGATTTGCAACTAAGAAAACTTTTAAAAAATTGGTAAAAATTGCATCTTTCATAAATTTTGAGATAAAAGCCTTTGACAACGACATACATCAAAACTTAACTGGCGCTCCTGTAGATCCTGTACTCAGAAATGCAGAATATCTTGCAAAAAATCATCCAGAAAAAATAAGAGTTTTTAGATCTGTTGTTATTCCTAAAATTACTGATTCACAAGTTTTAAAAATAGCAGAATTTATCAAAGACATTGATCCTTCATTAAATTATAAATTGATAGGATTTAGACCAAATTTTGTTTTGTATTATCATGCAGGTCCAAGTAAAAAACTTATGGAAAAATTGGTTAAAAAATGCAAAGAAATTGGTTTAAAAAATGTAAATTATTCAGGATACTATCCAAAGGAAATGAAAAACATAGACGAATATGTTAAAAAAATAGGATGTCCAATGCCTAGAAATTGTGGAAAATGTAAATTTAAACATGAATGTAAGGCTGTATTAATGGAACCTTGGTTATTTAAATAA